A single genomic interval of Pochonia chlamydosporia 170 chromosome 7, whole genome shotgun sequence harbors:
- a CDS encoding Mis12-Mtw1 family protein (similar to Metarhizium acridum CQMa 102 XP_007810183.1), translating to MTTLVATQRALEHLSMSNHQDRRQPKRPAAAADFECDDDFQFVRKAKKTKTEETGLGSRTTRQSRTGSAQAVTESTAPPTRDAVPLSTSATPGRRKSSRRKAADDVHQNEETQAPRRATRRSTRSATAEADQSAQDSRLHGRTGTKVASPDRGQPSKPRRWEPSPTPRRPTETKIAVPMSDTPIINRNKEMRKKGGKGNRRSSLGSRGRRASSLIQNGQTALPHRDVDTSEFYKHIQAEAVEPERMRYLLMWCGKRALPDKPPHGTPNANAILGALAIQDQISKDFAQRGDFSNWFSRDEDGPKQAAILKPNPRNIELDEKLVNLEARIKKLQEEKQAWLAIRQPPPDIPPIFNSSEPPKIELPDFNLLEPEDVKIRSYLAGELVPFADMRAKTEERIRKIQSSLEFEVDQLADNVHKLEQRVLVAGRQADKVLRHSATRLKEREDRDKMSAGTRDMPLMEVLRSLSNILPEGGG from the exons ATGACGACTCTCGTGGCGACTCAACGGGCGCTAGAACACCTTAGCATGAGCAACCACCAAGATCGCCGACAACCCAAGCGCCCAGCCG CCGCGGCTGATTTTGAATGCGACGATGATTTCCAGTTTGTTCGaaaggcgaagaagacgaagacggaGGAGACTGGGCTTGGGAGCAGGACGACAAGACAGAGCCGGACAGGATCAGCACAGGCTGTGACGGAATCTACAGCGCCACCGACGAGAGATGCGGTTCCGTTATCAACGTCGGCGACACCGGGCAGACGGAAGTCTTCGCGACGGAAAGCAGCGGATGACGTACATCAAAATGAAGAGACTCAGGCTCCAAGGAGAGCAACGAGGAGAAGCACGCGTTCAGCTACGGCCGAAGCGGATCAAAGCGCGCAGGATTCACGACTGCATGGCAGAACAGGAACGAAAGTAGCGAGCCCGGATAGAGGACAGCCATCGAAACCACGACGATGGGAACCTTCACCAACGCCACGGAGACCGACAGAGACCAAGATTGCTGTTCCGATGAGCGACACTCCGATTATTAATCGAAATAAGGAGATGCGCAAGAAGGGCGGGAAAGGGAACAGACGGAGCAGTTTGGGATCCCGCGGGCGGAGAGCAAGCTCCCTCATACAGAATGGGCAAACAGCATTACCGCACCGCGACGTGGATACGTCGGAATTCTACAAACATATCCAGGCAGAGGCGGTGGAACCAGAGAGGATGCGATacttgttgatgtggtgCGGCAAGCGCGCATTACCAGATAAACCGCCTCACGGGACGCCGAATGCGAATGCAATACTGGGTG CACTAGCAATTCAAGACCAAATATCAAAAGACTTTGCTCAAAGAGGAGACTTTTCAAACTGGTTCAGCAGGGACGAAGACGGACCGAAGCAAGCGGCTATTCTAAAACCGAATCCCCGGAATATCGAACTAGACGAAAAGTTGGTCAATTTGGAAGCGAGGATAAAAAA GttacaagaagaaaaacaagcCTGGTTAGCAATACGGCAACCACCCCCAGACATCCCCCCCATATTCAACTCCTCCGAACCGCCGAAAATCGAACTCCCCGACTTCAACCTCCTGGAACCCGAAGATGTCAAAATACGGAGCTACCTCGCCGGCGAACTCGTCCCCTTTGCCGACATGCGCGCCAAGACAGAAGAGAGGATACGCAAAATCCAGTCATCTCTCGAGTTTGAAGTGGACCAGTTGGCGGACAATGTGCACAAATTAGAGCAAAGGGTGCTAGTGGCGGGCAGACAGGCCGATAAAGTGCTGCGTCATAGTGCGACGCGCCTGAAGGAGCGGGAGGATAGGGACAAGATGAGCGCTGGGACAAGGGATATGCCCTTGATGGAGGTGCTGAGGAGTCTGAGCAACATATTACCAGAGGGAGGGGGGTGA
- a CDS encoding TPR repeat protein (similar to Metarhizium robertsii ARSEF 23 XP_007819163.1) — MSFLRTAIRRSSLLTRHSSTKAHPELAVGELQGIKFRVAPIKRTNETDDTKRARLLYQSRKRGTLESDLLLSTFAKSHLQNMSGPLLAQYDSLLDENDWDIYYWATQREPSDSYTSTNPSDVSASTAGDAFVREEPPKGEWAQTVGNFRPAYRPVPVRWRGSEVLDMLRTHVRSRSAEGEGGGMAFMPALEDR; from the exons aTGTCCTTCCTACGCACCGCCATCCGGCGCTCTTCCCTCCTAACCCGGCACTCCTCCACAAAGGCTCACCCCGAACTAGCCGTCGGCGAACTCCAAGGCATCAAATTCCGCGTCGCCCCCATCAAGCGAACCAACGAAACAGACGACACCAAGCGCGCGCGCCTCCTCT ACCAATCCCGCAAACGAGGAACCCTCGAATCAGACCTCCTCCTCTCGACATTCGCAAAATCCCACCTGCAGAACATGTCGGGCCCCCTCCTCGCGCAGTACGACTCGCTGCTCGACGAAAATGACTGGGACATATACTACTGGGCTACGCAGCGCGAGCCCTCTGACTCGTATACGTCTACGAATCCGTCTGACGTGAGTGCGTCTACCGCAGGGGATGCGTTTGTACGAGAGGAACCTCCAAAGGGGGAGTGGGCGCAGACAGTGGGTAATTTTCGACCGGCGTATCGGCCTGTGCCGGTGAGGTGGAGGGGCAGTGAGGTGTTGGATATGCTGAGGACGCATGTTCGGAGTAGGAGTGCAGAGGGGGAGGGCGGTGGTATGGCGTTTATGCCAGCGTTGGAGGATCGTTGA
- a CDS encoding ERV25 protein (similar to Metarhizium acridum CQMa 102 XP_007810181.1), which produces MAVQRSTLQWLCSLLVLVGVANALKFDLVAHSGGESHKKERCIRNFVGQETLVVVTAKIDGSKGDGMVVNMHVRDALGNEYGRPRDIVGESRVTFQSHTDAAFDVCFENLLSGSRRPNPASRHVELDIDIGADAKDWSAIQATEKLKPVEAELRRIEELTEEIVHEMDYLRQREQKLRDTNESTNNRVKWFGVTTTWILIGLWAWQIMYLRAYFRSKHLI; this is translated from the exons ATGGCAGTACAACGCTCAACGCTGCAATGGCTCTGCAgcctgctggtgctggttggAGTGGCCAACGCCCTCAAGTTTGATCTGGTTGCGCACAGCGGCGGCGAGAGCCACAAGAAGGAGAGGTGTATCCGCAACTTTGTCGGACAGGAGACGCTGGTTGTGGTTACAGCTAAGATAGACGGCTCCAAAGGCGACGGAATGGTTGTCAATATGCAC GTCCGCGATGCGTTGGGCAACGAGTACGGACGGCCTAGAGATATTGTCGGCGAGTCGAGAGTGACGTTTCAGTCTCACACTGACGCTGCTTTTGATGTCTGCTTTGAGAATCTGCTTTCAGGAT CCCGTCGACCTAACCCTGCCTCTCGCCACGTCGAGCtcgacattgacattggcgccgATGCCAAAGACTGGAGCGCCATCCAGGCCACCGAGAAGCTCAAGCCTGTCGAGGCCGAACTCCGCCGTATCGAGGAATTGACCGAGGAGATTGTCCACGAGATGGACTACCTCCGCCAGCGAGAGCAGAAGCTTCGCGATACGAATGAGAGCACCAACAACCGCGTCAAGTGGTTTGGCGTGACGACCACGTGGATTTTGATTGGTCTTTGGGCTTGGCAGATTATGTACTTGCGTGCCTATTTCCGCTCCAAGCATCTTATCTAG
- a CDS encoding U1 small nuclear ribonucleoprotein C (similar to Nectria haematococca (strain 77-13-4 / ATCC MYA-4622 / FGSC 9596 / MPVI) NECHADRAFT_80502) yields MPKFFCDYCDVYLTHDSMSVRKAHNSGKNHLRNVVDYYQQIGHEKAQSVIDSITSSYAAEGQAHANPMLPQNQPGNAFPPPFPFPGGPPPFPGMPGAAPGQFPHGMPPPPGGGRGMPPMPPFPPGPNGLPVPPPGGLPFPPPPGGLPFPPPGASGTPPNFPGVPGMPPPGQGFPPGSAPPPGFPGGPGAPGQDRR; encoded by the exons atgccaaAAT TCTTTT GCGACTACTGCGATGTCTACCTTACCCACGACTCCATGAGCGTGCGCAAGGCTCACAACAGCGGAAAGAACCATTTGCGCAATGTAGTAGACTACTATCAAC AAATCGGCCACGAAAAGGCACAGTCGGTCATCGACTCCATCACTTCATCCTACGCCGCCGAAGGCCAAGCACACGCGAACCCAATGCTGCCGCAGAACCAGCCCGGCAATGCTTTCCCCCCGCCATTTCCCTTCCCAG GCGGCCCTCCCCCATTTCCCGGCATGCCTGGTGCAGCTCCTGGCCAATTCCCTCATGGAATGCCCCCTCCTCCCGGCGGTGGTCGCGGCATGCCTCCTATGCCTCCTTTCCCACCTGGACCTAATGGATTACCTGTTCCTCCTCCCGGAGGCTTGCCCTTCCCTCCACCTCCCGGAGGTCTTCCTTTCCCCCCTCCAGGAGCTTCTGGCACTCCTCCGAATTTCCCTGGTGTGCCGGGAATGCCTCCTCCAGGTCAAGGCTTCCCACCTGGATCTGCTCCACCACCTGGTTTCCCCGGCGGACCTGGCGCGCCTGGACAGGACAGGAGGTAG